The proteins below are encoded in one region of Saccopteryx leptura isolate mSacLep1 chromosome 1, mSacLep1_pri_phased_curated, whole genome shotgun sequence:
- the PRRG4 gene encoding transmembrane gamma-carboxyglutamic acid protein 4 isoform X1, giving the protein MFTLLILLNQLPIATLAFPHCTRNPEESRHMGKEVVFTSKEEATSFIHRRLLYNRFDLELFTAGDLERECNEELCNYEEAKEIFVDEDKTIAFWQEYSIKGPATKSGGNREKIDVMGLLTGIIAAGVFLVIFGLLGYYLCITKCNRQRHAGSSATYVRRGRQTPSIIFRTPEEAVLSPSPPSVEDTGLPSYEQAVALTRKHNVSPPPPYPGPAKGFRVFKKSMSLPSH; this is encoded by the exons ATGTTTACACTTTTGATTCTACTCAACCAACTGCCCATAGCTACCTTGGCGTTTCCTCATTGCACAAGAAATCCAGAGGAGTCTAGGCATATGGGGAAAGAAG taGTGTTTACATCAAAAGAAGAAGCGACCTCTTTCATACATAGACGCTTGCTGTATAACAGATTTGATTTGGAGCTCTTCACTGCTGGTGACCTAGAAAGAGAGTGCAATGAAGAACTTTGTAATTATGAGGAAGCCAAAGAGATTTTTGTGGATGAAGATAAAACG atTGCATTTTGGCAGGAATATTCGATTAAAGGACCAGCTACAAAATCAG GTGGTAACAGAGAGAAAATTGATGTTATGGGCCTTCTGACTGGAATAATTGCTGCTGGagtatttttggttatttttggATTACTTGGTTACTATCTTTGTATCACTAAGTGTAACAGGCAAAGGCATGCAGG TTCTTCAGCCACCTACGTAAGAAGGGGCAGGCAGACCCCCTCCATCATTTTCAGAACACCTGAGGAAGCGGTTTTGTCTCCATCACCGCCATCAGTGGAGGACACAGGATTACCGTCTtatgagcaggcagtggcactgaCCAGAAAGCACAATgtttcaccaccaccaccatatcCTGGGCCAGCAAAAGGGTTTAGGGTGTTTAAAAAGTCTATGTCGCTCCCATCTCACTAA
- the LOC136388725 gene encoding serine palmitoyltransferase small subunit B-like, with the protein MNFTAVKDYFSWFYYQHQIISCWAVLEPWKRSVFSTILLTIFAMVVYTAYVPIHICLAWESFSKMCGYHSPLSN; encoded by the coding sequence ATGAATTTCACGGCTGTGAAGGACTATTTCTCCTGGTTCTACTACCAACACCAAATCATTAGCTGCTGGGCCGTCCTGGAGCCCTGGAAGCGATCTGTGTTCAGTACTATCTTACTAACCATTTTTGCTATGGTGGTGTATACTGCCTATGTCCCAATCCACATTTGCCTGGCTTGGGAATCTTTCTCCAAAATGTGTGGCTATCACAGTCCACTTTCTAATTGA
- the PRRG4 gene encoding transmembrane gamma-carboxyglutamic acid protein 4 isoform X2 codes for MFTLLILLNQLPIATLAFPHCTRNPEESRHMGKEVFTSKEEATSFIHRRLLYNRFDLELFTAGDLERECNEELCNYEEAKEIFVDEDKTIAFWQEYSIKGPATKSGGNREKIDVMGLLTGIIAAGVFLVIFGLLGYYLCITKCNRQRHAGSSATYVRRGRQTPSIIFRTPEEAVLSPSPPSVEDTGLPSYEQAVALTRKHNVSPPPPYPGPAKGFRVFKKSMSLPSH; via the exons ATGTTTACACTTTTGATTCTACTCAACCAACTGCCCATAGCTACCTTGGCGTTTCCTCATTGCACAAGAAATCCAGAGGAGTCTAGGCATATGGGGAAAGAAG TGTTTACATCAAAAGAAGAAGCGACCTCTTTCATACATAGACGCTTGCTGTATAACAGATTTGATTTGGAGCTCTTCACTGCTGGTGACCTAGAAAGAGAGTGCAATGAAGAACTTTGTAATTATGAGGAAGCCAAAGAGATTTTTGTGGATGAAGATAAAACG atTGCATTTTGGCAGGAATATTCGATTAAAGGACCAGCTACAAAATCAG GTGGTAACAGAGAGAAAATTGATGTTATGGGCCTTCTGACTGGAATAATTGCTGCTGGagtatttttggttatttttggATTACTTGGTTACTATCTTTGTATCACTAAGTGTAACAGGCAAAGGCATGCAGG TTCTTCAGCCACCTACGTAAGAAGGGGCAGGCAGACCCCCTCCATCATTTTCAGAACACCTGAGGAAGCGGTTTTGTCTCCATCACCGCCATCAGTGGAGGACACAGGATTACCGTCTtatgagcaggcagtggcactgaCCAGAAAGCACAATgtttcaccaccaccaccatatcCTGGGCCAGCAAAAGGGTTTAGGGTGTTTAAAAAGTCTATGTCGCTCCCATCTCACTAA